Within the Anaerolineae bacterium genome, the region AACAGGTATGTCAATAAGCGATATTCTTTGGCGCTTAATTTAACCGGTTCACCGCGCACAAACACCCGGCCTTGCCTAGGTTCGATCTTTAAATAACCATCACTATAAGTGCTCACTTTCTCTGGACTGGCCGGCAGCGCCGCCCGGTGCAAAATGGCTTGCGCGCGAACCAACAAAATATCAGGGTTAAAGGGCTTGGTCACATAATCGTCAGCGCCGCAGTCAAAACCGTGAATTATTTCTTTCTTCTCTCCCAAAGCAGTCAGGATAATCACAGGTACATCTGAGGATTCACGGATGAGGCGACAAATTTCAAAACCATTTATATGGGGCATCATAATATCAAGAATAACCAGGTCGGGACAGTGCAGATAGAATTGTTGTAACCCCTTGGCGCCACTATCTGCCGTGTAGACCAGCGCGCCTTGTAAGCAAAAAACCTGCTTGATCAACTCTAGTAACAGAGTATCATCATCAATAATCAAAATTTTTTTGCCACGTATATTATCTAAACTACTTTTCGGATTCATGAGTGATTATCGTGGGGTCAGGCCTACAAAACCGCTGTCTCAGACAGCGTACTACAAAAAGACTCATACAACCTATCATCTATCTCTCATATTCCTCCCAAGCCAGTGAAGATTTACTCCACCCCTACCCCCAAGCCGATTGGATATTGGCAACTCACCTGTATTGATTGGCCTACGGGGGGCGGATCGGGGGTTTGAGTTAAAACAATACCAAGCAAATTGGTATTGCCGCCCACAGAAACAGGGGTGGTGACAACGTTGGTAAAGTTAAGGCTCTGCAAGCGGGCCAGGGCCGGGGTTTGGGGCAGGTCAAGCACGCTCTCGTAAGCGCAACTGCCGGCCAGGGGGGTGAGAGGCAGGTCGGCCAA harbors:
- a CDS encoding response regulator transcription factor — its product is MIIDDDTLLLELIKQVFCLQGALVYTADSGAKGLQQFYLHCPDLVILDIMMPHINGFEICRLIRESSDVPVIILTALGEKKEIIHGFDCGADDYVTKPFNPDILLVRAQAILHRAALPASPEKVSTYSDGYLKIEPRQGRVFVRGEPVKLSAKEYRLLTYLFQNAGQLLTIDQILDHVWGWEYRNNVDYVHVYIHHLRQKLEENPQQPEYLLTEYGLGYRFEKKLV